The Martelella sp. AD-3 genome includes a region encoding these proteins:
- a CDS encoding Arc family DNA-binding protein — MSMMIWPLAIISLMANGRYGFQMAPKTNDKQRQSNQADYFPSRELDKYVLRMPDGLRDRIKRVAEENGRSMNAEMIARLEGSLEHDKVSRITKEDVEHALAIARGAEANERLLAGLAESSERLEAVTRRHLLHQVSALRSIASMFQTFMKAVQREKGVLSPDLSAMGDDAIANAHAVANDWEAIAQVDAKSDRDRQSR, encoded by the coding sequence ATGTCAATGATGATATGGCCATTGGCTATCATTTCTTTAATGGCTAATGGCCGCTATGGATTCCAAATGGCTCCTAAAACAAACGACAAGCAACGTCAGTCAAATCAAGCGGACTACTTTCCTAGCCGCGAACTAGACAAGTACGTCCTCCGCATGCCCGATGGCTTGCGAGATCGCATCAAGCGTGTCGCGGAAGAGAACGGGCGTTCAATGAATGCCGAAATGATCGCCCGCCTCGAAGGCTCTCTAGAGCACGATAAAGTCAGCAGAATCACCAAGGAAGACGTCGAGCACGCCTTAGCAATAGCGCGCGGCGCTGAAGCAAACGAACGCCTTTTGGCCGGACTCGCTGAAAGCTCGGAACGCTTGGAAGCTGTGACACGGCGTCATTTGCTTCATCAGGTATCCGCGCTGCGCTCCATCGCAAGCATGTTCCAGACGTTCATGAAAGCCGTGCAAAGGGAAAAAGGCGTCTTGTCGCCGGATCTCAGCGCTATGGGGGATGACGCGATAGCAAACGCCCATGCTGTAGCGAATGACTGGGAAGCCATCGCCCAAGTTGATGCGAAGTCAGATCGAGATCGCCAAAGCAGGTGA
- a CDS encoding TRAP transporter small permease, giving the protein MSEQGKPDTISRLVDGLANVIDAVLRVIIVAGFSGMVICVVWQVMSRYILRAPSIYTDEIARFLFIWMALVGGAYTFGKGRHLAIEILAPALSGWRKQLAQLLVVAVIAFFAVAVMINGGGALVARTLANGQVSPALQMPMGYIYIAIPVSGAVILFYCLQMAIRLFAGKTPVEAAPAEAGGPLN; this is encoded by the coding sequence ATGTCCGAACAAGGAAAACCCGACACGATCAGCCGTCTCGTCGACGGCCTTGCCAACGTGATCGACGCGGTCCTGCGCGTCATCATCGTCGCCGGCTTCTCCGGCATGGTCATCTGCGTGGTGTGGCAGGTCATGAGCCGCTACATCCTGCGCGCGCCGTCAATCTACACCGACGAGATCGCCCGCTTTCTGTTCATCTGGATGGCGCTGGTCGGCGGCGCCTACACCTTCGGCAAGGGCCGGCATCTCGCCATCGAGATCCTGGCGCCGGCGCTTTCGGGCTGGCGGAAGCAGCTTGCCCAGCTTCTCGTCGTCGCGGTCATCGCCTTTTTTGCCGTTGCCGTGATGATCAACGGCGGCGGCGCCCTCGTTGCCCGCACGCTTGCAAACGGACAGGTCTCGCCCGCCCTGCAAATGCCGATGGGCTACATCTACATCGCCATTCCGGTCTCCGGCGCCGTCATTCTCTTCTACTGCCTGCAGATGGCCATCCGCCTTTTTGCCGGCAAGACGCCCGTTGAAGCCGCGCCCGCCGAAGCCGGCGGACCTCTGAACTAA
- a CDS encoding TRAP transporter large permease — translation MLMSYAPLVLFGSFILLMVLGVPIAFAIGVSATVTFALFVGIDQSYFIVAQQMSSGLDSFTLLAIPFFILAGNIMNRGGIARRLIDFAKVLGFALPGSLAHVNVLANMMFGALSGSAVASAAAVGGVMAPLQKKEGYDPAYSAAVNISSCTTGLLIPPSSTFIVFSLISGGTSVAALFVAGYVPGILMGVGIMIVAGIIAKKRGYPTQPRPTAGEFVRKGLDALLPLGLIVVVMGGIIGGIFTATEASAIAVVYTLLLAFVWYRETSLKQLPSIILESAITTAVVLLMIGCSIAMSRAMAFGNIPNMISDFMLGLSDNPIMILLILNVVLLVVGTFMDMTPALLIFTPILMPVVQQLGMDPVQFGVMMTLNLCVGICTPPVGSALFIGCSVGDTTIPKVIKPLIPFFLTLIAVLMLVTYVPAISLGLPRLLLGYGG, via the coding sequence ATGCTTATGTCCTACGCCCCGCTGGTCCTGTTCGGCAGTTTCATCCTGCTGATGGTGCTCGGCGTTCCGATCGCCTTTGCAATCGGTGTATCGGCCACGGTTACCTTTGCCCTCTTCGTCGGCATCGACCAGTCCTACTTCATCGTTGCCCAGCAGATGTCGTCCGGCCTCGACAGCTTCACCCTTCTGGCGATCCCCTTCTTCATCCTGGCCGGCAACATCATGAACCGCGGCGGCATCGCCCGCCGGCTCATCGATTTCGCCAAGGTGCTCGGCTTTGCCCTGCCCGGCTCGCTCGCCCATGTGAACGTGCTCGCCAACATGATGTTCGGCGCGCTTTCGGGCTCGGCCGTTGCCTCGGCGGCTGCCGTTGGCGGCGTCATGGCGCCGCTGCAGAAGAAGGAAGGCTATGACCCGGCCTATTCGGCTGCCGTCAACATCTCCTCCTGCACCACCGGCCTTCTCATCCCGCCGAGCTCGACCTTCATCGTCTTCTCGCTGATTTCCGGCGGCACCTCGGTCGCGGCCCTCTTCGTGGCCGGTTATGTGCCCGGAATCCTGATGGGCGTCGGCATCATGATCGTCGCCGGCATCATCGCCAAGAAGCGCGGCTATCCGACCCAGCCGCGTCCGACCGCCGGCGAATTCGTCAGGAAGGGCCTCGACGCGCTCCTGCCGCTCGGCCTGATCGTCGTCGTCATGGGCGGCATCATCGGCGGCATCTTCACCGCGACCGAAGCCTCGGCGATTGCCGTCGTCTACACCCTGCTTCTGGCCTTCGTCTGGTATCGAGAGACCTCGCTCAAGCAGCTTCCCTCGATCATCCTCGAATCGGCGATCACCACAGCCGTGGTGCTGCTGATGATCGGCTGCTCGATCGCCATGTCGCGCGCCATGGCCTTCGGCAACATCCCGAACATGATCTCGGATTTCATGCTCGGCCTCTCCGACAACCCGATCATGATCCTCTTGATCCTGAACGTCGTCCTTCTGGTTGTCGGCACCTTCATGGACATGACGCCGGCGCTTCTGATCTTCACCCCGATCCTGATGCCGGTGGTTCAGCAGCTTGGCATGGACCCCGTCCAGTTCGGCGTGATGATGACCCTCAACCTCTGCGTCGGCATCTGCACGCCCCCTGTCGGATCAGCCCTCTTCATCGGCTGCTCGGTCGGCGACACCACGATCCCGAAGGTGATCAAGCCTCTGATCCCCTTCTTCCTGACCCTGATCGCGGTCCTGATGCTCGTCACCTACGTCCCTGCAATCAGCCTCGGCCTGCCGCGCCTGCTTCTGGGCTACGGCGGCTAA
- a CDS encoding mannitol dehydrogenase family protein — protein MSSNALLDRAAPDVLRPDYDRSKVEARMCHIGFGAFHRAHQAVYTDDVLRAGGTWGYREIELRGPSAPLKALAERDYLYSVVENAADGQKARISGAVVDHRHMEDCGPEGIIAAIADEKIALVSITVTEKGYTLGADGGLDFDNPAIKADLADPDQPQTVVGTLVAALAARRRAGQKPFTVLSCDNLPSNGKLARRAVIDFARARDSALADWIEEHGRFPSTMVDRIVPAMTEESYRLLAERIGTEDPAGIVCEPFRQWVIEDDFVSGRPDWDRAGATFTDDVVPYENMKLRMLNGSHSFLAYLGYLGGYETIAETMQDPAYRKAARDLMAEEQIPTLKAPDGIDLDAYADALITRFENPAIRHRTWQIAMDGSQKLPQRALESIAHHLKNGTPCPRLTLLVAGWIRYVAGTDDRGAPIDVRDPLADRLKALANGGSPREKVERVLSGSGMFPAALRESVGFKESLAESLEGLGRNGARKMVAELR, from the coding sequence ATGTCCTCCAACGCCCTTCTTGACCGCGCCGCACCCGATGTCCTGCGCCCCGACTACGACCGCTCGAAGGTCGAAGCCCGCATGTGCCATATCGGCTTCGGCGCCTTTCACCGCGCCCACCAGGCCGTTTATACCGACGACGTCCTGCGCGCCGGCGGCACCTGGGGCTATCGCGAGATCGAACTCAGAGGCCCATCCGCACCGCTGAAGGCGCTCGCTGAACGCGACTATCTCTACAGCGTCGTCGAAAATGCCGCCGACGGGCAGAAGGCCCGCATTTCCGGCGCCGTGGTCGATCATCGCCATATGGAAGACTGCGGCCCCGAGGGCATTATCGCCGCCATTGCCGATGAGAAGATCGCGCTCGTCTCCATTACCGTCACCGAAAAGGGCTACACGCTCGGCGCCGATGGCGGGCTTGACTTCGACAATCCGGCAATCAAGGCCGACCTTGCCGATCCCGATCAGCCGCAAACGGTCGTCGGCACGCTGGTGGCGGCCCTCGCCGCCCGCAGGCGAGCCGGACAGAAGCCCTTCACCGTGCTTTCCTGCGACAACCTGCCTTCAAACGGCAAGCTTGCCCGCCGCGCGGTGATCGATTTCGCCCGGGCCCGCGACAGCGCGCTTGCCGACTGGATCGAGGAGCATGGCCGCTTCCCCTCCACCATGGTCGACCGCATCGTTCCGGCGATGACCGAGGAAAGCTATCGGCTTCTTGCCGAACGGATCGGCACCGAGGACCCCGCAGGCATCGTCTGCGAGCCCTTCCGCCAATGGGTGATCGAGGATGACTTCGTTTCCGGCCGACCGGACTGGGACCGCGCGGGCGCCACCTTCACCGATGATGTCGTGCCGTATGAGAACATGAAGCTCCGCATGCTCAACGGTTCGCACTCCTTCCTCGCCTATCTCGGCTATCTCGGCGGCTATGAAACCATTGCCGAAACCATGCAGGACCCGGCCTATCGAAAGGCCGCCCGAGACCTGATGGCCGAGGAGCAGATCCCGACGCTCAAAGCACCTGACGGAATCGACCTCGACGCCTACGCCGATGCTCTGATCACGCGCTTCGAAAACCCTGCAATTCGCCACCGCACCTGGCAGATCGCCATGGATGGCAGCCAGAAACTGCCGCAGCGCGCGCTGGAATCAATCGCGCATCATCTGAAGAACGGAACCCCGTGCCCCCGTCTTACCCTGCTGGTCGCCGGCTGGATCCGCTATGTCGCCGGCACGGATGACAGGGGCGCTCCGATCGATGTGCGCGATCCGCTCGCGGACAGGCTGAAGGCGCTCGCCAACGGCGGGTCGCCGCGTGAAAAGGTTGAGCGCGTCCTCTCGGGCTCCGGCATGTTTCCCGCAGCGCTCAGGGAAAGCGTCGGTTTCAAGGAAAGCCTCGCCGAAAGTCTCGAAGGCCTTGGCAGAAACGGCGCACGGAAAATGGTTGCCGAGCTCCGATAG
- a CDS encoding glycoside hydrolase family 2 protein codes for MLERSELAENALQALHDEDYDRPFNPQNLNHTTMIFMGDREQVSLNGDWNFCVDLLDTGLRQKWFAMEPAAPEDRDEPWDYDPYMGETVPVPSCWQMLKEKWYFFEGSAWYTRAVDFSPKPGKRTFLRVGAAQYDCKVFLNGAFIGNHYGGSTPFFAELTGRLKDGRNWLMLCVNNVRTTDRVPMRNTDWFNYGGVYREVSLVETPESLIRDFFIYLDPESRNNALRVHVEAEGADTATVSIPELGIKENIPLTDGKGETVIEAGPILWSPDKPKLYDVTVMAGQDRVNDRVGFRTIVRKGRELLLNGKPLWLRGISVHEDDAKLGKVVTEDDLRRRYADAKEMGCNFVRLAHYPHHERAVELADEAGLLVWAEIPVYWAIDFANPATERDARNQLMELIRRDRNRASVVIWSVGNENADTDARLAFMRGLTEMARAEDPTRLIAAACLVNHAKLKIEDRLAAHLDIIGINEYYGWYDEDFSELPKILANSRPDRPVVISETGADADITEHGPKSGLFSEDYQAEVYEKQISTLRDLDFVKGMSPWILYDFRTERRQGIFQRGFNRKGLVAADKVTRKKSFAVLQEFYRAVAAEEVEEWEKQ; via the coding sequence ATGCTCGAGCGATCAGAACTGGCGGAAAATGCGCTGCAGGCGCTGCATGACGAGGACTATGACCGTCCCTTCAATCCGCAGAACCTCAACCACACCACGATGATCTTCATGGGCGACCGCGAGCAGGTCTCGCTCAATGGCGACTGGAATTTCTGTGTCGACCTCCTGGACACAGGCCTGCGCCAGAAATGGTTTGCCATGGAGCCGGCCGCGCCGGAAGACCGCGACGAGCCCTGGGACTATGACCCCTATATGGGCGAGACCGTGCCCGTGCCCTCCTGCTGGCAGATGCTGAAGGAGAAATGGTATTTCTTCGAGGGCAGCGCCTGGTACACGCGCGCCGTCGACTTCTCGCCGAAGCCCGGCAAGCGCACCTTCCTGCGCGTCGGCGCGGCGCAGTACGACTGCAAGGTGTTTCTGAACGGCGCATTCATCGGCAATCACTATGGCGGCTCGACGCCCTTCTTCGCCGAACTCACCGGGCGCCTGAAAGACGGCCGCAACTGGCTGATGCTCTGCGTCAACAATGTGCGTACGACGGATCGCGTGCCGATGCGCAACACCGACTGGTTCAATTACGGTGGCGTTTACCGGGAGGTCTCGCTGGTCGAGACGCCGGAAAGCCTGATCCGCGACTTCTTCATCTATCTCGATCCGGAAAGCCGCAACAACGCGCTGCGGGTTCACGTCGAGGCGGAGGGCGCCGACACGGCAACGGTCTCCATACCCGAACTGGGTATTAAGGAAAATATTCCTCTGACGGACGGCAAGGGTGAGACGGTCATCGAGGCCGGACCGATCCTCTGGTCGCCGGATAAGCCGAAGCTTTACGACGTGACCGTTATGGCGGGCCAAGATCGGGTGAATGATCGCGTCGGCTTTCGTACGATTGTCCGCAAGGGCCGCGAACTCCTGCTGAACGGCAAGCCGCTCTGGCTGCGCGGCATCTCGGTGCATGAGGACGATGCGAAACTTGGCAAGGTCGTCACCGAAGACGACCTGCGCCGGCGCTATGCCGATGCGAAAGAAATGGGCTGCAATTTCGTGCGGCTTGCGCATTATCCCCATCACGAGCGCGCGGTGGAACTGGCCGATGAGGCCGGCCTTCTGGTCTGGGCGGAGATCCCGGTCTACTGGGCGATCGATTTCGCCAATCCGGCTACCGAGCGGGATGCGCGGAACCAGCTCATGGAACTCATCCGCCGCGACCGCAACCGCGCCAGTGTCGTGATCTGGTCCGTCGGCAACGAGAATGCCGATACCGATGCGCGGCTTGCCTTCATGCGCGGCCTTACCGAAATGGCGCGCGCGGAGGACCCGACCCGGCTGATCGCGGCCGCCTGCCTCGTCAATCATGCGAAACTGAAGATCGAGGACCGGCTTGCCGCCCATCTCGATATCATCGGCATCAATGAATATTACGGCTGGTATGACGAGGATTTCTCCGAACTGCCGAAAATCCTGGCCAATTCCCGGCCCGACCGGCCCGTCGTCATCTCCGAGACCGGCGCCGATGCGGATATCACCGAGCACGGACCCAAGTCCGGTCTGTTCTCCGAGGATTACCAGGCGGAAGTCTACGAAAAACAGATCAGCACGCTGCGAGACCTTGATTTCGTGAAGGGCATGTCGCCCTGGATTCTCTATGATTTCAGGACCGAGCGCCGCCAGGGTATTTTCCAGCGCGGCTTCAACAGAAAGGGTCTGGTTGCTGCAGACAAGGTCACCAGAAAGAAATCCTTCGCTGTGCTGCAGGAGTTCTATCGGGCGGTCGCCGCAGAGGAGGTTGAAGAATGGGAGAAACAGTAA
- a CDS encoding TRAP transporter substrate-binding protein, giving the protein MKIFSKVALMTGVAAVAFAATAEARTLRLNHNNPPDHPLHISMEFMGDRLSELTDGAWDIQVFPNGQLGNQRESMELVQSCVLDMAKSNASELEAFEPTYSALNLPYLFLSEDHQFDVLTGEIGQEILDASHDKGFQGIAFLIEGARSFYGNKPINTPADLQGMKIRVQPSPSAIRMVELLGGSPTPLAYGELYSALQQGVVDGAENNPTALTTVRHGEVADYFSLDEHTMIPSVVVISNCAWDSMSDDDKAAFREAAGEAMQFHREQWDAIVSKTMGEIEEMGVTVNTVDKAPFIEAVQPMYDEVKGSSPAVADLVDRIQAEGANYSDN; this is encoded by the coding sequence ATGAAGATCTTTTCCAAAGTCGCTTTGATGACGGGCGTCGCCGCTGTCGCCTTTGCCGCAACCGCCGAGGCGCGCACGCTTCGCCTCAACCACAACAACCCGCCGGACCATCCGCTGCACATCTCCATGGAGTTCATGGGCGATCGCCTCTCCGAGCTGACCGACGGCGCCTGGGACATCCAGGTCTTCCCGAACGGCCAGCTGGGCAATCAGCGCGAATCGATGGAGCTCGTCCAGAGCTGCGTGCTCGACATGGCCAAGAGCAATGCCAGCGAGCTTGAAGCCTTCGAGCCGACCTATTCGGCGCTGAACCTGCCCTATCTCTTCCTCAGCGAAGACCATCAGTTTGATGTGCTGACCGGCGAGATCGGCCAGGAAATCCTGGATGCGTCCCATGACAAGGGCTTTCAGGGCATCGCCTTCCTGATCGAAGGCGCGCGCTCCTTCTACGGCAACAAGCCGATCAACACCCCGGCCGACCTTCAGGGCATGAAGATCCGCGTTCAGCCGAGCCCCTCGGCAATCCGCATGGTCGAGCTTCTCGGCGGCAGCCCGACGCCGCTCGCCTATGGCGAACTCTACAGCGCCCTGCAGCAGGGCGTGGTCGACGGCGCGGAAAACAACCCGACCGCGCTCACCACCGTGCGTCACGGCGAAGTGGCGGACTATTTCTCGCTCGACGAACACACCATGATCCCCTCGGTCGTGGTGATCTCGAACTGCGCCTGGGACTCCATGTCCGATGACGACAAGGCCGCCTTCCGTGAGGCCGCCGGCGAGGCCATGCAGTTCCACCGCGAACAGTGGGACGCGATCGTTTCCAAGACGATGGGCGAGATCGAGGAAATGGGCGTGACGGTCAACACCGTCGACAAGGCGCCCTTCATCGAGGCCGTTCAGCCGATGTATGACGAAGTCAAGGGCAGCTCTCCGGCTGTCGCCGACCTGGTCGACCGTATCCAGGCTGAAGGCGCAAACTACAGCGACAACTAA
- a CDS encoding site-specific integrase gives MSPLKTCKRNGSKNWYLRGTIRGVTVDETTGTDVWERAEEIRIRREAEILDRSIHGKRKTATFLEAAVKYMEAGGETRFTGPVANHFGTTPLSKIDQDAVDRAAFKLHPKGSPATRNRQVYTPVSAVMTFAAKRGLCERVLFERPKQAPGRVRWLAPEEAERLIAACSSHLRPLVIFLLYTGARCSEALYLDWRNVDLARAHVSFEDTKNGEDRGVPLHPRVLSALANLEHRDGAVFRRPDGRPYEVKEESGGQIKTAFKGACRRAGISDFTPHDCRHTWATWHYAANRDLIALQKLGGWKSERMVLRYAHVNVANYSASINALPWEKSGNLEGGNENTKRKTK, from the coding sequence ATGTCACCCCTCAAAACCTGCAAACGCAACGGAAGCAAAAACTGGTACCTGCGCGGCACCATCCGTGGCGTCACAGTGGACGAAACTACGGGAACTGACGTCTGGGAAAGGGCGGAAGAAATCCGCATACGGCGCGAGGCGGAAATCCTCGACCGTAGTATCCATGGAAAGCGCAAGACGGCGACTTTCCTAGAGGCGGCAGTCAAATACATGGAAGCGGGAGGAGAAACCCGCTTCACCGGCCCTGTCGCAAACCATTTCGGCACGACGCCTCTTAGCAAGATCGATCAGGACGCGGTTGATCGGGCAGCTTTCAAGCTTCATCCGAAAGGAAGCCCGGCAACGCGAAACCGGCAGGTTTACACGCCGGTTTCTGCCGTGATGACTTTCGCGGCGAAGAGGGGGCTTTGCGAGCGTGTACTGTTCGAGCGGCCCAAACAAGCGCCCGGCCGGGTGCGGTGGCTTGCGCCGGAAGAAGCCGAAAGGCTGATTGCTGCTTGCTCTTCGCATCTGAGGCCGCTTGTGATCTTCCTTCTCTATACTGGCGCGCGCTGTTCTGAAGCGCTGTATCTGGACTGGCGTAATGTCGATCTGGCGAGAGCGCATGTTTCATTCGAAGACACGAAGAATGGCGAGGATAGAGGCGTACCGCTTCATCCTCGTGTTTTGTCTGCGCTCGCCAATCTTGAGCATCGGGACGGCGCGGTCTTTCGTCGCCCGGACGGAAGGCCCTACGAGGTCAAGGAAGAAAGCGGCGGGCAGATCAAGACGGCCTTCAAAGGTGCCTGCCGTCGCGCCGGGATTTCAGATTTTACACCGCACGACTGCCGCCACACCTGGGCCACTTGGCACTATGCCGCGAATCGCGATCTGATCGCTCTTCAGAAGCTTGGTGGATGGAAATCGGAGCGTATGGTTTTGCGTTACGCGCACGTCAATGTCGCCAATTATTCGGCCTCAATTAATGCCCTTCCATGGGAGAAATCCGGGAACTTGGAAGGCGGGAACGAAAATACCAAAAGGAAAACAAAGTGA
- a CDS encoding glycoside hydrolase family 31 protein, producing the protein MRTLKSWALDARDANGVTLTVDGSHTLKITVLEEALFRISLKKAGDWRLDRTWSIAPAEDVPLEGRARDDLSGFSLPDFTCTEGETLVIETAVLRLTVENPLTMRWDARQADGTWKLVAEERPTGAYMLGIRDHRNSHFLLRKPGEKVYGLGEKAGDLERSGRRYEMRNLDAMGYDARTTDPLYKHLPVTFTVTPDAGAFSVFYDNLASCWFDLGNEFDNYHKPFRAYRALDGDLDYYFAWAPEMLDLVKGHTRLTGGTAFMPRWALGYSGSTMAYTDRPNAQEELEGFLTRLSEHDIPCDSFQMSSGYTSIGPKRYVFNWNYEKFPDVEGMTKKFADAELTLIANIKPALLQDHPRFNEALDAGLFITDSETNSYADAVYWDDSGAHLDFTNPASVAWWQKGVTEQLLKKGIACTWNDNNEYEIWDDEARCNGFGKEIPVALIRPLHSLLMSRASREAQEAFDPDHRQYLISRAGCPGIQRYAQTWSGDNYTRWETVRYNIRMGLSMSLSGIYNVGHDVGGFSGPKPEPELFVRWVQNGIFHPRFTIHSWNDDGTANEAWMYPEVLPLIRDALDFRYRLTPYLYTLTWLAATADEPMLRPTFLDHPHDPRTFEETDDFMLGRDLLVANVVDKGAAERTVYLPKNETGWWDFWSGEYYAPGTEVTLPVTLSSMPLFVRAGAVIPLSDGANRANARADTARTLAVFPVPGAFSAETIEYEDDGDTVNWREASGHAVTRYALSGDDAGLTLAWAREGDYRPPYETVRILLPEGEARKIAANGMADANDTTVNR; encoded by the coding sequence ATGCGTACCCTCAAATCCTGGGCGCTCGACGCGCGTGACGCCAATGGCGTCACGCTCACCGTCGACGGCTCCCACACCCTGAAAATCACCGTTCTCGAAGAAGCGCTCTTCCGCATCTCGCTGAAGAAGGCCGGCGACTGGCGGCTTGACCGCACCTGGTCGATCGCGCCGGCAGAGGATGTGCCCTTAGAAGGTCGCGCCCGCGACGATCTTTCCGGCTTCTCCCTGCCGGACTTCACCTGCACCGAAGGCGAGACGCTCGTCATCGAAACCGCCGTCCTCCGGCTCACCGTCGAAAACCCGCTGACCATGCGCTGGGACGCGAGACAGGCTGACGGCACATGGAAGCTGGTGGCCGAAGAGCGCCCCACCGGCGCCTACATGCTCGGCATCCGCGACCACCGCAACAGCCACTTCCTGCTCAGAAAACCCGGCGAGAAGGTCTACGGTCTCGGCGAGAAGGCGGGCGATCTCGAACGCTCCGGCCGCCGCTACGAGATGCGCAACCTCGACGCCATGGGCTATGATGCCAGAACCACCGATCCGCTCTACAAGCATTTGCCCGTCACCTTCACCGTGACGCCCGATGCCGGCGCCTTCTCGGTCTTCTACGACAATCTTGCCTCCTGCTGGTTCGATCTCGGCAACGAGTTCGACAATTACCACAAGCCATTCCGCGCCTACCGCGCGCTCGATGGCGATCTCGACTATTATTTCGCCTGGGCGCCGGAGATGCTGGACCTCGTAAAGGGCCACACACGGCTGACCGGCGGCACGGCCTTCATGCCGCGCTGGGCGCTCGGCTATTCCGGCTCGACCATGGCCTATACCGACCGGCCCAATGCGCAGGAAGAGCTGGAAGGCTTCCTCACCAGGCTCTCCGAACACGACATTCCCTGCGACAGTTTCCAGATGTCGTCCGGCTATACCTCGATCGGCCCGAAGCGCTACGTCTTCAACTGGAATTATGAAAAATTCCCGGATGTCGAGGGCATGACGAAAAAGTTCGCGGATGCGGAACTGACGCTGATTGCCAATATCAAGCCGGCGCTTCTGCAGGATCACCCGCGCTTCAACGAGGCGCTCGACGCCGGCCTGTTCATCACCGACAGCGAGACGAATTCCTATGCGGATGCCGTCTACTGGGACGACAGCGGCGCCCATCTCGATTTCACCAATCCGGCCTCCGTCGCCTGGTGGCAGAAGGGCGTCACCGAGCAGCTCCTGAAAAAAGGCATTGCCTGCACCTGGAACGACAATAACGAGTATGAAATCTGGGATGACGAGGCCCGCTGCAACGGTTTCGGCAAGGAAATCCCGGTCGCGCTGATCCGTCCGCTGCATTCGCTGCTGATGAGCCGCGCCTCCAGGGAAGCACAGGAAGCCTTCGATCCCGATCACCGCCAATATCTGATTTCGCGCGCCGGATGCCCCGGCATCCAGCGCTACGCCCAGACCTGGTCCGGCGACAACTACACGCGCTGGGAAACGGTGCGCTACAATATCCGCATGGGCCTCTCGATGTCGCTGTCGGGCATTTACAATGTCGGCCATGACGTCGGCGGCTTTTCCGGCCCGAAGCCGGAGCCGGAACTGTTCGTCCGCTGGGTCCAGAACGGCATCTTCCACCCGCGCTTCACCATCCACTCCTGGAATGATGACGGCACGGCCAACGAGGCCTGGATGTATCCGGAGGTTCTGCCGCTGATCCGTGACGCGCTCGATTTCCGCTACCGGCTGACGCCCTATCTCTACACGCTGACATGGCTGGCCGCGACGGCCGACGAGCCGATGCTGCGGCCGACCTTCCTCGATCATCCGCACGATCCGCGCACGTTCGAGGAGACAGACGACTTCATGCTCGGCCGTGATCTTCTGGTTGCCAATGTGGTCGACAAGGGCGCCGCCGAGCGGACGGTCTACCTGCCGAAAAACGAAACCGGCTGGTGGGATTTCTGGTCGGGCGAATACTATGCGCCGGGCACGGAGGTGACGCTGCCGGTGACGCTTTCCAGCATGCCGCTTTTCGTGCGCGCCGGAGCCGTCATTCCGCTCTCGGACGGCGCAAACCGCGCCAATGCCAGGGCCGACACGGCCCGCACGCTCGCCGTCTTCCCGGTTCCGGGCGCGTTTTCCGCCGAAACAATCGAGTACGAAGATGATGGCGACACCGTGAACTGGCGCGAGGCTTCGGGCCATGCGGTGACCCGCTACGCCCTTTCCGGCGACGATGCCGGCCTCACGCTCGCCTGGGCGCGCGAGGGCGATTACAGGCCGCCCTACGAGACCGTCCGGATCCTCCTGCCCGAGGGCGAGGCCCGCAAGATCGCCGCGAACGGCATGGCCGACGCCAACGATACGACCGTCAACCGCTGA